Proteins encoded in a region of the Paucibacter sediminis genome:
- a CDS encoding c-type cytochrome, which produces MNPWIKRSLLSVVGLAALGAAGLALGAYLGDRKAARRIELPVAAVAIPGDAAALERGRYLFASRGCADCHGASGVGKAFIDGADGGLYAKAPNISPGPGSVVAGYRNEDWVRTVRHGVKPDGRPLFIMPSEDYNRLTDADLGALVAYVKQLPPAAGEAAQWRVPALVKTLYAAGVVKDAAEKIDHRLPPTPPLVEDGSAAHGAYVANGCIGCHGAQLSGGKIPGAPPDWPAAANLTSGSGSALARYASAPQFIAMLRSGKRPDGSSVSPVMPFASLAALSDADATALYGYLRGLAPVAAGNR; this is translated from the coding sequence ATGAACCCCTGGATCAAACGCAGCCTGTTGAGCGTGGTGGGCCTGGCGGCCCTGGGTGCCGCCGGCCTGGCGCTCGGCGCCTATCTGGGCGATCGCAAGGCCGCGCGCCGCATCGAGCTGCCGGTGGCGGCGGTGGCCATCCCCGGCGACGCGGCGGCGCTGGAGCGCGGCCGCTACCTGTTCGCCAGCCGCGGCTGTGCCGACTGCCATGGCGCCAGCGGCGTGGGCAAGGCCTTCATCGACGGCGCCGACGGCGGCCTCTACGCCAAGGCGCCCAATATCAGCCCCGGCCCCGGCTCGGTGGTGGCGGGCTACCGCAACGAGGACTGGGTGCGCACGGTGCGCCACGGCGTCAAGCCCGACGGCCGGCCGCTCTTCATCATGCCCAGCGAGGACTACAACCGCCTCACCGATGCCGACCTGGGCGCCCTGGTGGCCTATGTGAAGCAGCTGCCGCCGGCGGCGGGCGAGGCCGCGCAATGGCGCGTGCCGGCGCTGGTGAAGACGCTTTACGCCGCCGGCGTGGTGAAGGATGCGGCCGAGAAGATCGACCACCGCCTGCCGCCCACCCCGCCGCTGGTAGAGGACGGCTCGGCTGCGCATGGCGCTTATGTGGCAAACGGCTGCATCGGCTGCCATGGCGCCCAGCTCTCGGGCGGCAAGATCCCCGGCGCGCCGCCGGACTGGCCGGCCGCCGCCAACCTCACCAGCGGCAGCGGCAGCGCCCTCGCACGCTATGCCAGCGCGCCGCAGTTCATCGCCATGCTGCGCAGCGGCAAGCGGCCGGATGGCAGCAGCGTCAGCCCCGTGATGCCCTTCGCCTCGCTGGCCGCGCTCAGCGATGCCGACGCCACCGCGCTGTATGGCTATCTGAGGGGGCTGGCGCCGGTGGCGGCCGGCAACCGCTAA
- a CDS encoding EamA family transporter, whose amino-acid sequence MPFRHFLLALAVVAIWGSNFVVIRLGLNAFPPLLFAALRFAMAVLPAILFVPRPTAPWRNLAAYGLLIGVGQFGLLFLAMRSQISPGLASLVIQTQVFFTLMLAMRVNKERVQGYQWLSLLLAGAGIVVIASHTDGSTTVLGLAMILLAAFSWACGNMVGKRAGQVNMLAYMVWSSAFAVPPLLALSLLVEGPGLAWQSVQAADAGAWGSVLWQALGNTLFGYGVWGWLLARHAAATIVPMALLVPVFGMSTAAWYLGESLPAWKLAAAALVLSGLALNLLWPLRPWKRVAGI is encoded by the coding sequence CTGCCGTTCAGGCATTTCCTGTTGGCCCTGGCCGTGGTCGCCATCTGGGGCAGCAATTTCGTTGTTATCCGGCTGGGGCTGAATGCCTTCCCGCCGCTGCTGTTCGCGGCGCTGCGCTTTGCCATGGCGGTGCTGCCGGCGATCTTGTTCGTGCCGCGCCCCACCGCGCCCTGGCGCAATCTGGCCGCCTACGGCCTGCTGATCGGCGTGGGCCAGTTCGGCCTGCTGTTCCTGGCCATGCGCAGCCAGATCTCGCCGGGCCTGGCCTCGCTGGTGATACAGACCCAGGTGTTCTTCACCCTGATGCTGGCGATGCGTGTGAACAAGGAGCGCGTGCAGGGCTACCAATGGTTATCCCTGCTGCTGGCCGGCGCGGGCATAGTCGTGATCGCCAGCCACACGGATGGCAGCACCACCGTGCTGGGCCTGGCGATGATTCTGCTGGCGGCCTTCAGCTGGGCCTGCGGCAATATGGTGGGCAAGCGCGCCGGCCAGGTGAACATGCTGGCCTATATGGTGTGGAGCAGCGCCTTCGCGGTGCCGCCGCTGCTGGCACTGTCGCTGCTCGTCGAGGGGCCAGGTCTTGCCTGGCAGAGCGTGCAGGCGGCGGATGCCGGTGCTTGGGGCTCGGTGCTGTGGCAGGCGCTCGGCAATACCTTGTTCGGCTACGGCGTCTGGGGCTGGCTGCTGGCACGCCACGCGGCCGCCACCATCGTGCCGATGGCGCTGCTGGTGCCGGTGTTCGGCATGAGCACGGCGGCCTGGTATCTGGGCGAGTCGCTGCCGGCCTGGAAGCTGGCCGCCGCCGCCCTGGTGCTGAGCGGGCTGGCGCTGAACCTGCTGTGGCCGCTGCGGCCCTGGAAGCGGGTGGCAGGTATTTGA
- a CDS encoding LuxR C-terminal-related transcriptional regulator, giving the protein MLLQNPRMSPAPSFPSFALAKIQAPRPRASLVARPGLERALDRALGSHRLTLLVAPAGYGKTAALTRQLQALPAACALAWISADEDDQVQRFLACLSTALDPYDLPWRVAPEALPTLAEADGGLRSVADEIVNALASAGVAQGLIALDDAHRITDPRVFELLQMMLDRLPAQWSVVMASRVEPPLSLARWRGLGELAEFRQYELRFNESEVAELLASSGQALADGQARQLLERTDGWAAGLRLSLSARSREAGPGLGSPTQRHLFDYLASEVLDDMPEALRWFLLRCAVLPELTAARCAHVSRLPQTARLLEEVERRGLFVTALDAPELTLRLHDLFRDFLEDRLQRDYPDELPYLLRRAADDEPDLSRAIGYLTRAGAWDEAARVLAQRGPALVPVGAGPVLEQLLALFPPAAFQRHADLHFLRGLSTFPRFDFQGMVEAMQQAATGYYREGRAEASALALAHAYIGMQNTARLDEAARGLAELCQQPLPDEVLTFVCFARAWAAYAQGRSEAVAPLVGEMLEALERANDPQIWDRCFFLSILTGLPGMKPMLERFANGASRLASEQPTQLRAGVAHIRAWLAFSDGQLAEAAQWLAQADADVRWLGRPRSLMTESWMAHTLIDAVRGDAAASRQAGEENKRDLEQHSLLCNRLAHEYEELFTYVRGCWLLGDGQRLRELDAALARTGNAYEWAAGADDRRFSQALVALLDERLSEARELLRPLAFDQERSCFFPAAQARVLLADTELRLGLRDAAAATLQPWLAGVLQGGDRGGALLAGLPSLQRLAGADWGARLPPAQAALLRELLAQMPAAAQPGVAMQVAAPRAAPAAGGARAEALQSLLTERELEVLERLAAGDSNKLIARVLDLSPHTVKRHVANILGKLGADTRGQAAAHWHRDGVS; this is encoded by the coding sequence ATGCTGTTGCAGAATCCGCGCATGTCGCCGGCACCGTCATTTCCGTCGTTCGCGCTTGCCAAGATCCAGGCACCGCGTCCGCGTGCCAGCCTGGTGGCGCGCCCCGGCTTGGAGCGGGCGCTGGACCGGGCACTGGGCTCGCATCGCCTGACCCTGCTGGTGGCCCCGGCCGGCTATGGCAAGACCGCCGCGCTGACGCGCCAGCTCCAGGCCCTGCCCGCGGCCTGCGCGCTGGCCTGGATCTCGGCCGACGAGGACGACCAGGTGCAGCGCTTCCTGGCCTGCCTGAGCACCGCGCTGGACCCCTACGACCTGCCCTGGCGGGTGGCGCCCGAGGCGCTGCCGACCCTGGCCGAGGCCGATGGCGGCCTGCGCAGCGTGGCCGACGAGATCGTCAACGCGCTCGCCTCGGCCGGCGTGGCCCAGGGCCTGATCGCGCTGGACGATGCGCACCGCATCACCGACCCGCGCGTGTTCGAGCTGTTGCAGATGATGCTGGACCGCCTGCCCGCGCAATGGAGCGTCGTGATGGCCAGCCGGGTCGAGCCGCCGCTTTCGCTGGCGCGCTGGCGCGGCCTCGGCGAGCTGGCCGAGTTCCGCCAGTACGAGCTGCGCTTCAACGAGAGCGAGGTGGCCGAGCTGCTGGCCAGCAGCGGCCAGGCGCTCGCCGACGGCCAGGCCCGCCAGCTGCTGGAGCGCACCGATGGCTGGGCCGCCGGTCTGCGCCTGAGCCTGTCGGCGCGGTCGCGCGAGGCCGGGCCGGGCCTGGGCTCGCCCACCCAGCGCCATCTGTTCGACTACCTCGCCAGCGAGGTGCTGGACGACATGCCCGAGGCGCTGCGCTGGTTCCTGCTGCGCTGCGCGGTGCTGCCCGAGCTGACGGCGGCGCGCTGCGCCCATGTGAGCCGGCTGCCGCAGACCGCGCGCCTGCTGGAGGAGGTGGAGCGGCGCGGCCTCTTCGTCACCGCCCTCGATGCGCCCGAGCTGACGCTGCGCCTGCACGACCTGTTCCGCGATTTTCTGGAAGACCGGCTGCAGCGCGACTATCCCGACGAGCTGCCCTATCTGCTGCGCCGCGCCGCCGACGACGAGCCCGACCTGAGCCGCGCGATCGGCTACCTGACCCGCGCCGGCGCCTGGGACGAGGCGGCGCGCGTGCTGGCCCAGCGCGGGCCGGCCCTGGTGCCGGTGGGCGCCGGCCCGGTGCTGGAGCAGCTGCTGGCGCTGTTCCCGCCGGCCGCCTTCCAGCGCCATGCCGATCTGCACTTCCTGCGCGGCCTCAGCACCTTTCCGCGTTTCGACTTCCAGGGCATGGTGGAGGCGATGCAGCAGGCCGCCACCGGCTATTACCGCGAGGGCCGTGCCGAAGCCTCGGCCCTGGCGCTGGCCCATGCCTATATCGGCATGCAGAACACCGCGCGCCTGGACGAGGCCGCCCGGGGTCTGGCCGAGCTGTGCCAGCAGCCGCTGCCCGACGAGGTGCTGACCTTCGTCTGCTTTGCGCGCGCCTGGGCCGCCTATGCCCAGGGGCGTTCCGAGGCGGTGGCGCCGCTGGTGGGCGAGATGCTGGAGGCGCTGGAGCGCGCCAACGATCCGCAGATCTGGGACCGCTGCTTCTTCCTCAGCATCCTCACCGGTCTGCCGGGCATGAAGCCGATGCTGGAGCGCTTTGCCAACGGCGCCAGCCGCCTGGCCTCGGAGCAGCCGACCCAGCTGCGCGCCGGCGTCGCCCATATCCGCGCCTGGCTGGCGTTCTCCGACGGGCAGCTGGCCGAGGCCGCGCAATGGCTGGCCCAGGCCGATGCCGATGTGCGCTGGCTGGGGCGGCCGCGCAGCCTGATGACCGAGAGCTGGATGGCGCACACCCTGATCGACGCGGTGCGCGGCGATGCCGCCGCCAGCCGCCAGGCCGGCGAGGAGAACAAGCGCGATCTGGAGCAGCATTCGCTGCTGTGCAACCGCCTCGCGCATGAGTACGAGGAACTCTTCACCTATGTGCGCGGCTGCTGGCTGCTGGGCGATGGCCAGCGCCTGCGCGAGCTGGATGCCGCGCTGGCGCGCACCGGCAACGCCTATGAATGGGCCGCCGGCGCCGACGACCGGCGCTTCAGCCAGGCCCTGGTGGCGCTGCTGGATGAACGCCTGAGCGAGGCCCGCGAGCTGCTGCGGCCGCTGGCCTTCGATCAGGAACGCTCCTGCTTCTTCCCGGCCGCGCAGGCGCGCGTGCTGCTGGCCGATACCGAGCTGCGCCTGGGCCTGCGCGACGCCGCCGCGGCCACCCTGCAGCCCTGGCTGGCCGGCGTGCTGCAGGGCGGCGATCGCGGTGGCGCCCTGCTGGCCGGCCTGCCCAGCCTGCAGCGCCTGGCGGGTGCCGACTGGGGCGCACGCCTGCCGCCCGCGCAGGCCGCGCTGTTGCGCGAGCTGCTCGCCCAGATGCCTGCGGCGGCCCAGCCCGGCGTGGCGATGCAAGTGGCTGCGCCGCGGGCGGCCCCAGCAGCCGGCGGCGCCCGCGCCGAGGCCTTGCAAAGCCTGCTGACCGAGCGCGAGCTGGAGGTGCTGGAGCGCCTGGCCGCGGGCGACAGCAACAAGCTGATCGCGCGCGTGCTGGACCTCAGCCCGCACACCGTCAAGCGTCATGTCGCCAACATCCTCGGCAAGCTGGGTGCCGACACGCGCGGCCAGGCGGCGGCGCATTGGCACCGGGACGGCGTATCCTAG
- a CDS encoding LysR family transcriptional regulator: MLINCSLRELEVFLTLAETLNYRRAAERLHLSQPAVSGVIARLEAALGTALFERSTRAVRLTEAGAVFVERMRLVQQQADAAVLAVRDVSELRSGRVRVAALPSLAATAVPTAFARFAAQYPGVRLEMLDSLSGPAFDLVRAGQADFALTAANPAYADLEYTPLGEDRFVLLLPAEHALARRKKPLRWAETLELPHISMPRPTSVRQYAEEAFLQNGLRFAPRYEVEHLATINAMVAAGLGVAALPELAALVAQGPSVLRRRLVEPVMPRPLGLVTPRGRRLSAAAQALVELLQRETQALIAAAAKG; the protein is encoded by the coding sequence ATGCTGATCAATTGCTCACTGCGCGAGCTGGAGGTCTTCCTGACCCTGGCCGAGACACTCAACTACCGCCGCGCCGCCGAGCGCCTGCATCTCTCGCAGCCGGCGGTCTCGGGCGTGATCGCGCGCCTGGAGGCGGCGCTGGGCACGGCGCTGTTCGAGCGCAGCACGCGCGCGGTGCGGCTCACCGAGGCGGGGGCGGTGTTCGTCGAGCGCATGCGCCTGGTGCAGCAGCAGGCCGATGCCGCGGTGCTGGCGGTGCGCGATGTCAGCGAGCTGCGCAGCGGCCGCGTGCGCGTGGCCGCCCTGCCCTCGCTGGCCGCCACCGCCGTGCCCACCGCGTTTGCGCGCTTCGCCGCGCAATACCCGGGCGTGCGCCTGGAGATGCTGGACAGCCTCTCGGGCCCGGCCTTCGATCTGGTGCGCGCCGGCCAGGCCGACTTCGCCCTCACCGCCGCCAACCCGGCCTATGCCGACCTCGAATACACGCCGCTGGGCGAGGACCGCTTCGTGCTGCTACTGCCGGCCGAGCATGCGCTGGCGCGGCGCAAGAAGCCGCTGCGCTGGGCCGAGACCCTGGAGCTGCCGCATATCTCGATGCCGCGGCCCACCAGCGTGCGCCAGTACGCCGAGGAGGCCTTCCTGCAGAACGGCCTGCGCTTCGCGCCGCGTTACGAGGTGGAGCACCTCGCTACCATCAATGCCATGGTGGCCGCCGGCCTGGGCGTGGCCGCCCTGCCCGAACTGGCGGCCCTGGTGGCGCAGGGCCCCAGCGTGCTGCGACGGCGCCTGGTGGAACCGGTGATGCCGCGCCCGCTGGGCCTGGTGACGCCGCGCGGCCGGCGGCTCAGCGCCGCCGCGCAGGCCCTGGTGGAACTGCTGCAGCGCGAGACCCAGGCGCTGATCGCGGCCGCGGCCAAGGGTTGA